From the Anopheles merus strain MAF chromosome 2L, AmerM5.1, whole genome shotgun sequence genome, the window attgtatcgccgttctagttctagcgatgcataacttcaatgcgaaaccatacaacagtacagaagtaatgagaaagctctccaagcgaggaagctcccaCTGGTTGAGTATCCCaaaaacagatggcgccatcagcgttttgctatttttagaatgcatgagtcgtttgacGTCTGCTAAaagaagtctttctatatttcGTTTAGGTTGGGAGGTTGAGTCGATTAGAAttcgtttagtggtcgtttagtggatttgtggcacttgagTTCGTAGCTTTCAGCTAAAGTATTGCTAATTTTCATGTTATTTAAGAAGTTTTAGACACATAATATGTTATTTGATATGGTTTTGAATTAAGGTTACAATTTCTACCGTTTTACATAATTTTTAAAGTTCGTCCcaaaaattaatcattttaaatttggcaattgatgtgtcaagaCAGTGCAATTTGCTCGAATAACTTTCGACcttttggaaaaccgcgtatctcgtgGACTACCTGTATTTAAAAAAGTCCAACAATCAACTTCCTAACTGTCAATTCAAATTTATGAACTTGGaactataaaaataatgaaaaactgTTGTCTGGGAATTTTCGAAATATATTCGAAGATCAAAATAACATCGAAAACATGGCAAACTTCCTTTGACAGCTGCACAGTGATAGTCAAAAAGTTGAATTATTGTACATTCCAAacttttgctatttttgctACGTTTTTAACTCGatgcaaacaaataataacgAAATAGgtaattgttttctttttaatcgTCATCGTTTGTGctagttattttttttaacgagTGTAAATGCCCTTTTCGAAATTGATGAGTAAGCGCATATTTTTGTCATttactgtttgtttttctctctccttccctATCGCTGTCTCGCTGCTCTGTCATCTGTCAAAAGCCCTTTTCGTTCCGAAACCGCGTGTTGCTGTCGGTGTTCGGATAGTGCTGTGGTTGAATTTTTCCttattttgtgaaaaattACAGCCCAAAACTCATCAAAATGAGTCTGTACAACTTCAAAAAGATCATGGTGGTGCCGCCCGCCAAGGTAAGTGCAGGGCCTGGGGAGTGTTTTCCTGCCCgaaacatttgtttgtttacgtgGTCGCGGGCCTCGTGATGTTTACGGTTTCTGTACCTGGACTAATTTGGCTTCTGTTTGCGTTTTTCCCCCTCTTTTGCTTGTTATGTAGGCCTTCATCGATATTATGCTATCGAAGACCCAGCGGAAGACGCCCACCGTTGTACACAAGCACTACAAAATCAGCCGCATCCGTGCGTTCTACATGCGCAAGGTGAAGTACACGCAGCAGAACTTCCACGACCGGCTGACGCAGATCATCCAGGACTTCCCGAAGCTGGACGATGTGCATCCGTTCTATGCGGATTTGATGAACGTGCTGTACGACAAGGACCATTACAAGCTTGCCCTCGGACAGCTCAACACCGCCCGGCATCTGATCGATACGTGAGTGGAGATGAGTTGTGGGagtttgcttttgttgcaacgtgatgaaattgtttcattttagtGTGGCGAAGGATTACGTCCGTTTGCTGAAGTTTGGTGATTCACTGTACCGATGCAAGCAGCTGAAGAAGGCGGCCCTCGGTCGTATGGCCACGATCATGAAGCGTCAGGCCTCGAACCTGACCTACCTGGAGGAGGTCCGGCAGCATCTGTCCCGTCTGCCGTCGATCGATCCGTACACGCGCACAGTGATCGTGTGCGGATTCCCGAACGTGGGCAAGTCCAGCTTCCTGAACAAGGTGACCCGGGCTGATGTGGATGTGCAGCCGTACGCGTTCACCACGAAGAGTTTGTACGTCGGCCACATGGACTACAAGTACCTCCGCTGGCAGGTGATCGATACGCCCGGCATCCTGGACCATCCGCTGGAGGAGCGCAACGTGATTGAAATGCAGGCCATCACGGCGATGGCCCATCTGCGCGCCTGCATCATGTACGTGATGGACGTGTCGGAACAGTGCGGCCACTCGATCGAGGAGCAGGCGAAGCTGTTCGACAGCATCAAGCCGCTGTTCGCGAACAAACCGCTCGTGCTGGTGCTGAACAAGACGGACGTGCTGAAGTTCGACGAGCTGCCGGCTGACAAGCAGCAAATCATCGAGGCACTGTCGGAGGACCGGGAGGTGATTCCAATCCTCGAGATGTCCACCGCCACCGAGGAGGGCGTGATGGAGGTGAAGGTGGAGGCGTGCGAGCGCCTGCTCGGCTACCGGGTCGACCAGAAGCTGAAGACGAAGAAGCTGGACGGCGTGCTGAACCGTCTGCACGTGGCAATGCCGGAGAAGCGCGACGGCGTGGAACGGCCGGCGTGCATTCCCGAGACGGTGCTGGCCGCCCGTGCCGCCAACGCGGAAAAGCTGGCCAAGCGGCAGCGCAAGCTGGAGAAGGAGATCGAGCAGGAGATGGGCGACGAGTACACGCTGGATCTGAAGAAGAACTACACCACCATCCCGGAGGAGGAGCGGTACGACGTGATACCCGAGTTCCTGAACGGCGTCAACATTGCCGACTACATCGATGCGGACATCTTCGAGAAGCTGGAGGAGCTCGAGCGGGAGGAGGGCCTGCGCATGGACTCCGGATTCTACGAGCCGCCGCCGCTCAACATGGACGAAACGCTGCAGGAAATTCGCGAGATGGCGAAACAGATCCGCCTGCGCCGGTTCCAGCTCAAGGACGCCCGCAAGCTGGCCCAGAAGAGCGGCCGGCCGATCATGCCCCGCCACAAGCAGGCGATGGTGCGCGTCCGCAAGGCGGACGATCTGCGCAAAACGATGGAGAACCTCGGCCTGGACATGTCCGGCACGGAGGATACGAACtttgccaagaaccaggtCAGCGTCAAGCGCAGCGTGGTGCCCGCGGTCGGCGGTCCCAAGACGCCCAAGAAGGATCGCGAATCGAGCGCGGTGTGGAAGGCGACCGGGCTGCCGCTCAAGCGGAAAACGCCACGCAACGAGCTCGGCATCAAAGATGTTATGGTAAGTGGGGGCACGGCACGGTGGGTTCGTTTTCTTGCTGGAGAGCAAAAGGTCACagctttattttgctttttccctTCTTAACAGCTTAAAGCGAAGGCCAAGGTCATGGCGAAACACGACATTGCGAAGCGTGTCACGAAGATGTCGCGCAAGGGTGAGGCCGATCGGCACATACCGGACCTTAAGCCGAAGCATCTGTTCGCCGGCAAGCGCGGCACGGGCAAAACCGACCGCCGCTAGTGTTGTAGCCGTTGGTAAGGAAGCTTTTGCAGTTTTCAGCCTGTTCAGTTTTAGTGTTTCGCTCGCGGGAACGTTTGTGTTTTCAAAGCAACTTCAAAATATATACACGATTAATTTACTTTCTACAATGCAACTGTAGCGCGTTCACGAAAAAGGGGTTGAAAATTGAAGAAAGAAACTAGCAGAAGGATTGTGGGGTGGAGCTTAACGATTGCCTGTTGGTGAGACGCACGGAAGGAGTATTTTGACGGCATTGAAGAGTACTGAAGATACTAACAACGGCTTTTCTGCAGTAAATAAGGTTCAATAAGGTGATTTTAGATCGATCTGGATGTTGGTAAAGGTTGCAAAACCGATTGGATGTCGAAGAGGCAATCTAGAGCCAATAATCCTGCTGCAAATCAATATCGTTTAGCAGTTACagtaaaaaacaacacttggaactaGACGTTCTTAACGTTAGTTGTAAAAGCCCTCGCTATATTGGAGCGGAACTGTAATTCATGCTGAAAACAAGTCCATAATGGTCTAGCTGACCATTGACTGGACAAGATTAATAATGTAAAGGTTTATATCGATATATAATGTAAATTATGCTAGATGAAGCTTAACAGAAGGTTGAGATGTTATCTTACTACTGCTTCTAATTCAATTGTACTTCACATTCCAACACGCGCACCGGGAATTTTGAATCTAATAATTGAATATGTAACAGGCACCCTTGTCCCATCCCAAACGACACCGTAAAGAGCACTTCATTCATGAAGCCCCTGTCACTGTCGCTCAAGCGTGAAATTCCCCCGAAACATGCCAGCAGGTGAACGGATTAGTCGGCATCACTGTATCCCGTACCGGATAATGTTTGCAATTAAAATCACTCCCAAGCGAAACGTACCTTGGCAACCCGAACCAGCCTTCTCCAAACTAGTTGCGTGCGCTATCATGCGAACCTCGAAGAACCTGGACACAATCCCGGGCCACGCATTTGCGGACAAACATACTTTCGCCATATTTGCCATCGAAAGAGGACGGTTGAACGGTTTTCCCATTTCCGAATAGCTCATTCGCTCGTCGGAAAAGCTCCGTCGACTGTGGTCAGCTTTTAATTGCACGCATCGGTCCATCCATCTGTTCCCTGTCCGACCCTCCTGGCTGGCTTCTTCGCTGCCGATACACCGATAAATTATTGACGATTTTTGTGGACATTGCACGCACTCTTCCACGTGCGCTCAAATTCGCGGACAGCTGGCTTGTTCGGTCGAAAGGGAGAGGTGGTGGTGAGCGATGGTTTATTAATTTGGCCAGCCACTGCAGCGTAATGGCAAACAGATTGAGCTGCTGAAGCCCATGCCCCATGTCCCCCATGGTTTGCCCGGGCAAGGGTGCGCTTAAAGACTCCACCGGGAGAAGACACACCACGTGTTCGGGTGGTACGTGCAGCGTGTCaccgtgctgctgcagcagccggAATGGGCAATGGACGGTGATGGGATGATTCACTACGGTACGAAGCCGATACGGATGTGCGGCAACATTTGCCGGTTCCAATTTGTGCGaaacgcgcgtgtgtgtgttgtgtcgaGCATGTCGGGTCTCCTCCCCCCGTAGGGGCCCATTTTCACGACGATCCCAAAGCAGTGGCGCGCACCGGTTGGGCTTTACCGTGCGGCGTATGGCATTAATGATGAGTACGCGTGCACTTCTGGAGCGCACTGGGATCATTCCACGGGGGAAAACGGACCGAGCTCTCGGAGTTCGTGCTCGCAAGTGCGTTTGCACACGCGTTCACTATGTgtgtaccgtgtgtgtgtgtgtctgtgagtaTTTGCAATTAATTAgagtattaattaaatttatcttGCATAATATCATTTATTATAACGGGCTTTGGCGAGGTGCAGCACCGCAAGAAGACAGAGTGAAAGAGTGAGTTGGTATTGTTTTAACGACCCTTTTCGCCCTTGCCTTGTTCTCGCCTGGCCTGTGCAAACGGGTAGATagtggttcttttttttcaccatAAAGTGCATCGCAATGCACTCAAAAGGTATGAGCGCACGAGGAACGAGTGCTATTTGACGCATGGTAATTGATAAATTATTCTATCAAAAAAGCGGCGGCAAGAAAAGCTGCCCCGTGCACGTACCATCGGGGTTGATCCAGTTTGTTTATCGTTTATTGAATTCTTTACCGgatgcggggggggggggggagttttcCCCCTAGTCTCTTTATTTGCACCGCTGCAGTACTGGTTTCGGATAATGCAGAACTTTGGTGCCTATCGGTGCGTGCCATGATGTGCCAGAAGTGGGGAGAAGAAATTCACTTAGTTGCTTCGTACTTTAAATTGCCACCGGGTGGTAATAAATTATGATAAGACTGTACCGAACGTGCTGACGCTGCTGTCCTTCagtgcaacacacacacagtacaacTCAAATTTGCATAATAATCCTTTATCTCAGCTGTAGCGCATTGTTAAATCATTAACACGTCGTGAAATTTACCATTTGTGGGGGAAAAAGggataaaaaacataattcggTGGCATTTTTAAACCGAGAACTTAACTTGTTCTCAAAAACAATGCAATCTACTTCGACATTCTCGTGTCGCTAGTTggcaaataatttttaattaaacagcTGTCGTAAGGTATGCACTACCAAGAACAGACGCAGACAAAACCAGCTATAAACCCCAATCAAACACCCTAGAAACGCACACGCGTGCAACCTACATTTTGCTGCCATGATTTATGATGTTTATGTCTACCGGAATGCGCATCGTGTGGAACGTGGAATGGTGAAAATGGTACAATGTGCTCCCACCCACCCCCGGAAACTGGGTGGCGGCTTGAGTGACATACCGCGTCGATTTTGTGGCTTTTAATTGCGGATAAACATACACCCGCCTGTGACCTGCGATACGGTAAATATTAGTCGCAGAACTGCAGAACTACAGCATTGCGATGCAGCGGTTGGACAACGGGTGGCGATAGAATGCAGGCTGGAAGTTGGAATTGGCATTTTTTTATGGCGTCAAAATGGTTGTACATGTacttggggtttttttttctgcattcaATTAACACCTCTTTTTTATGTAACAGTGATctaaattcaatttcatgctttttttatgctgcttgttgttgctgttgttgccgttTGGCTTTATTCAATTAAAGGTGGCCATCAACAGCTAATACGATTTAATTAGCagtgattttgtttcattacCTTTCTCGCAGTTCCGGCACAGCTCTCAGGTatgttttgattgttgtgtttcatgaatttaaatttttcacaGCTCTGGTCATGTTATTAAATAGGAATAATATTTGTGTTCGTATGTTTATACTAATTGATCACTTTTCTATCGTACTTGCGCTTGTGTACAAATCTATACTTGTTCTATGAACTGCAAAGTGGAGTATTATTGTGTTACAAAAATTGATTGGCTCGATTTTTTTAGCTTTATTTGAGAACAGTTTTTGATAATTATCTCATCGTTCAATACTATTGAGCCATTCGTCCGACATTCGCGGCTAACATTTTTTGCGACCAAGGCTGTTGGGACCAAGACTGTTGCGAACAAGACTGTTGCGACCAAGACtgttgcgaccaaaaattttgccaCCAAGAACATTGCGACCAATGATcctgcgaccaagaattttgagaccaagacttttgcgaccaataatgttgcgaccaagaattctgTGACCAAGAACTTTTCGAGCAAGAATTTTGCGTCGAAggactttgcgaccaagatttttgagACCAAATTTGCGACCAATATTTTTTTGACCTTgtaatttgcgaccaagaatgttACGACCAAGAatgttgcgaccaagaactttgcgaccaaggaTTCTgcgtagtgatgggtaaagttggaaAAAATCCGGAGTCAACTTCGAACCGACTACGATAAAtttggaatcgactccggtgGTAGGTtcgcgctgcaatatccggagtcgttcggaatcgtccaaCTGGCCGGAGTTGTtccgagtcgtccggagtcgcccggagtagcccggagtcggagtcgtccggagtcgcccggagtcgtgtGGAGTCGCCTGGagacgtccggagtcatccggagtcgtttggagttgtccggagtcgtccggcgTCGTCCGgcgtcgtccggagtcgtccggcttcgttcggagtcgtccggagtcgtctgcaGTCGCCCGAAGTCGCCcgtagtcggagtcgtccggagtcgtttcgAGTCGTTcgtagtcgttcggagtcgttcggagtcgtctggagtcgcccggagtcgttcggaattgttcggagtcggagtcgtccagagtcgttcggaattaCCCGGAtttggagtcatccagagtcatctgaagtcgtccggaggcaaaaaaaaaaaaaacaaatgaatgaaagacaaaaaaacacaacgaaaggaaatgtctgatcacaagcacattaAACCACACGGCTCCTGTTGACTCCGACCAactccgattccggacgactccggacgactctggacgactccgactattttgaacgacttcggacgactccggacgactccgaacaactccgggcgattccagacgactccggacgactccggacgactccggacgagttcagacgactccggacgactccgagcggatctagtggttccattttgtcggagtcggaatcggactaacaaaagtcggagtcggatcggagtcgtgggtgcgctccatacagcacatcacaAATTCTGAGATcaagaattttgcaaccaatGTCCGATTCATACTTCTTTTTCGATtacttctatttggcgtaacgtcctatgcggacatgccggcctatacaacaggctttcgagacttgattcattaccacgcaccCGAATAGTCAATCTTTGCTACGGGAGGACGGTCCATCCtaggcttgagcccatgacgactgtaccacgggacctcGCCGATTCATACCTCACAAGGCTCTAATAGAAAAGACAATGCTCTGTTGCGGGTTTGGTACTGTAGAAGGATATTAATAAAAAGAATGAGTTAATGTAAAACATGTTGAAAAAACTACGATTTAACGTGATACAAAGAACATGCGTCTCTTTGATATTGAGATGGCAGCTCTTACCCATTAAATATTTCATAGAACTTTCACACAAAAACTCTACGAACATGTTTGTATAATTTGGCTCTTTCGGAcgcaaagtttgccgaccgctagTGTAGTGATTACTGCAATGAAATCATAAATTCTCCATCAAGGCAAAAATTAAACTTCTGAAGTTGCAGAAAGAGTCTTCGATTTGGAGCGTAGTTGGTTTTCTGATCCAAGACATCCACAAGAAATGAATGATTTAATTCTGTCAAAATTACCTATATTACAACAGCTTATTTATATCCGATTAAATAAgaaattgtttgattgttttaaaatccCACTACCACTACTTTAGACAGCATCAAACAATTAGCAAATATTGCACAGAGAAGTAATTGCAATAGCACTCAACTATTCATCTCTGCTGCCTTAAACTAACAAGACACTTTGGTTTATGTGAGCTTAAAGTCTTACCCTCATCCATACACATTACGAGAATGTTTAATCTTTTAGTGCGAAAACTCTCCCGACGACCCCGTGGGGTTACTTCGAACTCCCACAGGAGGGTTCAAACCGGCTTAAGGCGGGAGTTCGAAGTTCGGCAGGAAGTGTTAATGGTGCATCCTCACACCTTTTACTACTCGGCATTTCATTAAAAACTCCACATCAACTAacccaaacacacgcacacacaaacacagtgcTGCTCTTAACAAAATCAGGAATCATAAACTCCTTTACAGCCCTTTTCATCCCTGTaaactcgctctctctctctcctcttcaTTATGTTGCCAGCTAATGATGATCGAGCTGAAGAGGGATCTAGAAAGGATTACGCTACAATCAAAAAGCGATGGGAGGACGGGCGAGAGCAAATCGGCACATCGGAGCAATCAAACTCATTACCAACATGCATTACCGTAAAGCTACCCGTCGCCTATTCTCCCGATTTCTTAAGCCCGGCGGGTGCGTCTAGGGAGGAAATGTTGATGACTAGTAGAGCGGTGGGTTGGTTGCTCACGACCCGTGCAGGAATGGGTCTTTGTCACATTTCATTTGTTGCATGTTTTTAAGCAGAGATGATTTTTATTACAGAACGCTGTTTGATGGTTCATTTCGAACAGCGGCCCTTTTCGGCGAGGGCCATATGGTTCATGGTGTCTTTGTGCGTGTGGCAGCAATGCATGGTGAACGTTGGTGGTGTGGTCTGGCTGTTCGCATGTATCGATTGCTTCCACCAATTTCCACTGGCACTGTCAGCAAACGTTCGTCGTTATGGTGGAGTCTTTgtaagaaagcaaaaaaaaagcacattccACACAATGCCAGTACGTGTGAGAGCGATCAATTGCGTTCCAGGAGACAGCGGGTTTTGGGATGAAACCGAACCCAACCACACCGCAGCCAGCACGAACGCACGTTATGGCCAATAAAGCAGTTTGATTGTTTCACGCAAAACGACTCGTACCGTTGCGCGCATTGCGAAGTACGAAGGCGGATAGAGTTACCTATCGTTGCGCAACACCTACTGCGGAGCATACGCATGTACGCCAAAACCTCAATGTGTGTGACCGTTTGATGAGGACGCTTGATTTGGCTGCCTGCCTGTATCGAAACAACCGCTTCAGCCCGCGTCCGATGTGCGAATCTCGAATGGGGGTTAATAGGATCAATTAGAGATGGCGCAGCATAGAACGCGGCAGAGgccgtgtgtgagtgtgtgtggcttCTTGCACGAGAAAAGGGCCTGATGAATACAAATAGTGCCGCGATGTTCCGATAGCAAATCGAACGAACGACACGGGAAATTGGGTGCATGCAGGGGCGCAGAAAAACGTGACTTTCGGTACAGTTTCGTATCCCCTTTCGGTGTTACGGACGGTGGATCCATCGGGATCTTGGACTTGGGTGGACTGCCACCATTTGACCTTGTTTCAATCAACCTTTCGCGGGGATCGATACATTTCTGTTTTGGGTGGGGTGGTAGTGTGGAAAGAGGTGATAGTTCTAATAGGAGAGGAGGAGAATTCTGGATGGTTCTAGCAGGGTCGTAGGAAAAAAAGCGGAACGATCGGACCGTTATCTAGACGGTGGTGTCGTTTGATCCCGCGCTCATTCACCATCTGCTGTGCCATGTGGCAACGGAGTGTGGACGGAGCGTTTGAAAATTGGATTGGAATTCTTTTGTTCTGCTCTGAGCCTGTTTGGCCAATGTTTGCCGAGCGGGAGATGACATATGAAAGATGTGATTTGGCCACACTTTCACCGTGGATAGATTAACTTTGCTCTGTTGACTTTCGTGGTGCGGAATGAAGCGGGGTTTGTTCTGCATCGAACATCGATACCAGCTGGTGTGGAATGATTCGTTTGCCATTTTGGCAGCAAAGTTCCATAAAACCATGCAAACACATGGTGAGATGGAATTAAAGTCAAATGATTTTTCAAATATGTTTTAGAATAGCAGGTCTTTGGCGATGATTTTGGTGTGATTTCTTGGCACCCAACTGTACACTATGGAGATTCTCAAGATGTGTCAAGATGGAGCATACAATATATAGTTTTATATTGAATCATTTTAGACGTTATAACATCTGCTTGGACACGCAATCAGAAGAGCAGCAGAGTCTCGAAGAAGTCGCCTAGATGTAGTTGTAAGTCCTACAGATACATTTTCAGGATTTTGGCGAGCTTCCTTGAATCATGCAATCATTATCAAACATTTATTCAGCTCGATAACTTCGACGCGCTTAATTGTTAATAATGATAATTTGTATCTTATTGGGAAACTATTCATTGCTTTGGTAGTTCCCTTTGCTTGCAAATGTTACATTgtctttttctttcattgGTGCTTCCCATCTTGGCTCCAACAACATCACAATTAgcaacaattttaaaactccATAACCATATAATGAATGCATTATTCTTAATTAGATAGAACCGTACATTCGGGCATTCATTCGGGCATTCATTCGGGCAAAAGTATGGTGTATGAAGAGTATTGCAGTTTCGTCAACATAATAGGAGtgtattaatttataatttggCACAGTTTCATCTGCATACAAAAACCGgcattttatatttattttaatttttcaaagtACGGTAAAATCTCTCTAAGATGTAGTCTCTTCAAGAtaaattgtttctttaagaTGAACATATTGATGGTCCCATCATATTCTATACATTTTACGTCACTTCAAGATGAATATCTCCCTAAGGCGAATATCCTTCAAGCTGCATATGCGATTTGGCGAATTTCTCTTCGATGAATTTTTGGATGACT encodes:
- the LOC121593343 gene encoding nucleolar GTP-binding protein 1 encodes the protein MSLYNFKKIMVVPPAKAFIDIMLSKTQRKTPTVVHKHYKISRIRAFYMRKVKYTQQNFHDRLTQIIQDFPKLDDVHPFYADLMNVLYDKDHYKLALGQLNTARHLIDTVAKDYVRLLKFGDSLYRCKQLKKAALGRMATIMKRQASNLTYLEEVRQHLSRLPSIDPYTRTVIVCGFPNVGKSSFLNKVTRADVDVQPYAFTTKSLYVGHMDYKYLRWQVIDTPGILDHPLEERNVIEMQAITAMAHLRACIMYVMDVSEQCGHSIEEQAKLFDSIKPLFANKPLVLVLNKTDVLKFDELPADKQQIIEALSEDREVIPILEMSTATEEGVMEVKVEACERLLGYRVDQKLKTKKLDGVLNRLHVAMPEKRDGVERPACIPETVLAARAANAEKLAKRQRKLEKEIEQEMGDEYTLDLKKNYTTIPEEERYDVIPEFLNGVNIADYIDADIFEKLEELEREEGLRMDSGFYEPPPLNMDETLQEIREMAKQIRLRRFQLKDARKLAQKSGRPIMPRHKQAMVRVRKADDLRKTMENLGLDMSGTEDTNFAKNQVSVKRSVVPAVGGPKTPKKDRESSAVWKATGLPLKRKTPRNELGIKDVMLKAKAKVMAKHDIAKRVTKMSRKGEADRHIPDLKPKHLFAGKRGTGKTDRR